One region of Theileria equi strain WA chromosome 4 map unlocalized gcontig_1105316255039, whole genome shotgun sequence genomic DNA includes:
- a CDS encoding conserved hypothetical protein (encoded by transcript BEWA_052120A): MIRLCFRRLSGGAAKPHWGEPPKHRWQPFLLDRTHYGEHPTYNGFVLFLRAIRPKVERVVGSTFSTISSLSQSVYNPIRRIVLRHNPDIRYQMVALVSFLATTRTITQYYGDIYQGIVDLTNLLMLGTADDLNEQGFWNSKTEDKNERLKYFEEEQNRLNGIWKTAIEKASSTGSFDDLCSFVIPESHEVPTGVLPQVSWRFNMIPYGKDNDDTLTFDTPSHEQPLRSMALNFTYNNLSGDWGDYINRQDNKNALLRPARQMFTDVYIPGTK, translated from the exons ATG ATTCGTTTGTGTTTTAGAAGGCTATCTGGAGGCGCTGCAAAACCGCATTGGGGTGAGCCACCAAAGCACCGTTGGCAACCGTTTCTTCTCGATCGTACTCATTATGGAGAACACCCTACATATAATggttttgttttattcctACGTGCAATAAGACCCAAAGTTGAGAGAGTAGTTGGCTCTACATTCTCAACAATCAGCTCTCTGTCACAATCGGTTTATAATCCCATCAGAAGAATCGTATTGAGACATAATCCTGATATACGTTAC CAAATGGTTGCGCTAGTTTCGTTTTTGGCAACGACCAGAACAATAACGCAATACTATGGTGATATATACCAAGGGATTGTG GACTTGACCAATTTACTGATGCTTGGTACAGCTGATGATTTAAATGAACAAGGATTTTGGAATTCCAAGACggaagataaaaatgaaagattaaaatattttgaagAGGAGCAAAATAGACTCAACGGAATTTGGAAGACTGCCATCGAAAAGGCTTCTTCTACGGGATCATTTGATGATTTATGCTCCTTTGTTATTCCAGAATCGCACGAGGTTCCAACAGGTGTTTTACCTCAGGTTTCCTGGAGGTTCAACATGATTCCTTATGGAAAGGATAACGATGATACACTTACATTCGATACTCCATCACACGAACAACCTCTACGTTCAATGGCCCTTAACTTTACCTACAACAATCTTTCTGGTGACTGGGGTGACTATATCAACAGACAAGATAATAAGAATGCTCTTCTTAGACCAGCTAGGCAAATGTTTACTGATGTTTACATCCCCGGAACAAAGTAA
- a CDS encoding conserved hypothetical protein (encoded by transcript BEWA_052110A), translated as MFTKRSKVLNSRKATKPTNKASKEDEVSVDGSNSAIGSERIDHTSYFKDTLDKKAGFRETEKSFRRGIRDGTIINQLSDDEPVINISHKYAKNLSFTDSLLEDESTTIRIRKSKMSKFMTKKRKKGVCMTTSDTEPLNSPLKIDQIQEKHPETNYTSDISEEYFDAQSSLDLDNSDTNHELEDIPNNTRNTYDENNVEITMEPEEMDMEADLRKILADIHEEYRILNDSVDGNQKLIGKNTEKLEKTMADIDESKKELTTFNNLLDLTRALAGFIHENNTNLEHLIRDAETYRIERMEETYRLRRWLYCDFLRNAGFEDVDYKCGDLEDVDDYGHERFQGIKCSFNARGKAIGMSNTFYENSIKRAQSLASKLRGRNLKDYLSRDVINCFIPEFEVEYTLDDLIVIYDSQLGGEDYPDEIRRDTDVSYLSIGSAIEQFLKFKDTYPNEFEEFDMANNLIRVIKFYAGYSLASCNLLGDEKSNLELYELEWFKICSLHSRASMPEILYETVFPAVITSIEYWDIESHRQSSRLSSLLSFILHNTDSKHRSSIAEKATSSLIKVIESRLSVSCIKLRAEFITDRNILNLIKYQLLNINSNLVLFSTFLSPVTLAKFTLDNIFVSKLLPLLSFDSPFDAFVVLQFMAAISKALGKHLEIKTKTNSIVKSACNRFKECVWNYKTSCTIFKTLEVPINIAAYVEAINY; from the exons ATGTTTACAAAACGGTCAAAGGTGTTAAATAGTCGCAAAGCCACCAAACCAACTAATAAAGCGtcaaaagaagatgaagtaTCTGTAGATGGAAGTAATAGTGCTATAGGATCAGAGAGGATTGATCATACGTCTTATTTTAAAGACACCTTAGATAAAAAGGCTGGATTTCGTGAAACCGAAAAAAGTTTTAGACGTGGTATTAGGGATGGTACCATCATTAACCAACTTTCGGATGATGAACCAGTTATAAATATATCGCACAAATATGCAAAGAACTTGAGTTTCACCGATTCTCttttggaggatgaatCAACCACGATTAGAATACGTAAGAGTAAAATGAGCAAATTTATGACtaaaaagaggaaaaagGGAGTATGTATGACTACTAGCGACACTGAACCTTTGAATTCCCCTCTAAAGATAGACCAGATACAGGAAAAACATCCAGAAACTAATTACACATCTGACATTTCTGAAGAATACTTTGATGCGCAGTCTTCCTTAGATTTAGATAACAGTGATACTAACCACGAATTAGAGGACATACCAAATAATACACGAAATACTTACGATGAAAATAATGTTGAAATTACTATGGAACCAGAAGAGATGGACATGGAAGCAGATTTGAGGAAAATTCTTGCGGATATTCATGAAGAATATcgaattttaaatgatagCGTTGATGGAAACCAGAAGTTGATAGGGAAAAACACTGAAAAGCTTGAGAAAACAATGGCTGATATTGATGAAAGTAAAAAGGAATTGACTACTTTTAATAACCTTCTAGATTTAACTCGTGCTTTAGCAGGTTTTATACACGAAAATAACACAAACTTGGAACATTTAATAAGGGATGCAGAAACATATCGTATTGAACGTATGGAAGAAACATATAGATTGCGCAGATGGTTATACTGTGACTTTCTACGAAATGCCGGTTTCGAAGACGTGGACTACAAGTGTGGAGATTTGGAGGATGTTGACGACTATGGCCATGAGAGATTTCAAGGTATAAAATGTTCATTTAACGCAAGAGGCAAAGCCATTGGCATGAGTAATACATTCTATGAAAATAGTATAAAGAGGGCTCAAAGCCTAGCTTCTAAATTACGTGGTCGAAATCTTAAGGATTATTTGTCTAGAGATGTAATAAATTGTTTTATACCAGAATTTGAGGTAGAATACACTTTAGATGACTTGATTGTTATTTATGATTCTCAATTAGGTGGTGAGGATTACCCTGATGAAATTAGGCGTGATACAGATGTATCTTATCTGTCCATAGGTTCGGCCATAGAACAGTTTTTGAAATTTAAGGATACTTATCCCAATGAATTTGAGGAATTCGATATGGCTAATAACCTAATAAGAGTCATCAAGTTCTATGCCGGTTATTCTCTCGCTAGCTGTAACCTACTAGGAGACGAAAAGAGCAACTTAGAACTGTATGAGCTGGAGTGGTTCAAAATTTGCTCATTGCATAGCCGAGCATCCATGCCAGAAATCTTGTACGAG ACAGTTTTCCCTGCTGTTATTACGTCTATCGAATACTGGGATATAGAATCGCACAGACAAAGTTCTAGATTATCAAGCTTGCTTTCATTCATACTACACAACACGGACTCCAAGCACCGATCCTCGATTGCTGAG AAGGCCACATCTAGTCTAATAAAAGTTATTGAGAGCAGGCTATCTGTAAGCTGTATAAAGTTAAGGGCAGAATTTATTACCGATCGAAACATATTAAACCTTATAAAATATCAGCTTTTAAATATTAACTCAAACCTCGTATTGTTTTCAACCTTTTTATCGCCCGTCACACTTGCAAAATTCACTTTGGACAATATATTTGTTTCGAAGTTACTACCATTATTAAGTTTTGATTCCCCCTTTGACGCATTTGTGGTGTTGCAATTTATGGCGGCGATATCCAAAGCACTTGGGAAACACTTAGAGATTAAAACAAAGACAAATTCCATAGTAAAGTCAGCATGTAATCGgtttaaagaatgtgtTTGGAACTATAAGACCTCTTGTACTATATTTAAGACCCTTGAGGTACCGATAAATATAGCAGCATATGTTGAGGCTATAAATTATTAA
- a CDS encoding malate:quinone oxidoreductase, putative (encoded by transcript BEWA_052100A), with translation MFKVITSVSRTYNGHYVRISMRNLSSDSHRKNSDEFDVFIVGGGTTGTALYYTLSQFTDIKRIALCERRSSYALVASYPKNNSQTIHCGDIETNYTIESARKVKRAADLLRNYLTKLQPDTLHSIAREGQKMVIGVGDVECDFIEKRFAPFKEIFPSLEYLTKEQVAAVEPNVIYRGDGSTRPEDVNALFVKNELTTINYMLLSETFVKTADSTNKDLVPMLNTEVKKVVKEGNRYKITTNNGTFYSSFVVFATCGYSLLFAHRMKIGLEYSVLPVAGSFYFSKDILRGKVYTVQNPQLPFAAIHGDPDIVAENQTRFGPTALPLPLLERYNLSSFPDFLRVFKLDFNVLAVYFNLFKQSTIRNYVLRNFLFEVPLLSRWLFVKDARKIVPSLKFGDVKYSVGYGGVRPQLVDKKNRKLLFGESKIRSGDGLIFNITASPGATTCLANSEIDMREICEYLGANVKEDKLRKTLYEGSYAIKV, from the exons ATGTTTAAAGTAATAACATCGGTTTCAA GGACGTATAATGGCCATTATGTCCGGATTTCCATGAGGAATCTATCATCCGACTCGCATAGGAAAAACTCTGATGAATTTGATGTTTTTATAGTCGGTGGAGGCACTACCGGAACGGCTCTTTACTATACGTTATCACAGTTCACAG ATATTAAAAGAATCGCATTGTGTGAGAGACGTTCAAGTTATGCGTTAGTTGCATCCTATCCGAAAAATAACAGTCAAACTATTCATTGTG GCGATATAGAAACCAACTATACTATTGAATCCGCAAGAAAGGTCAAACGTGCTGCGGACCTTCTGCGTAATTATTTGACAAAACTCCAACCGGACACTCTTCATAG TATTGCCAGAGAGGGTCAAAAAATGGTTATAGGAGTTGGAGATGTCGAATGTGATTTTATTGAAAAACGTTTTGCTCCATTCAAAGAGATTTTCCCAAGTCTTGAATACCTAACCAAGGAACAAGTTGCAGCGGTAGAGCCAAATGTAATCTATAGGGGTGACGGTTCCACGAGACCTGAGGATGTCAATGCCTTatttgtaaagaatgagtTAACTACAATAAACTATATGTTGTTATCTGAAACTTTTGTTAAAACGGCTGATTCCACTAATAAAGACTTGGTACCTATGCTAAATACTGAGGTAAAGAAAGTTGTAAAGGAAGGAAATAGGTACAAAATTACTACCAATAATGGGacattttattcttcatTTGTTGTATTTGCTACATGTGGCTATTCTTTGCTTTTTGCCCATAGAATGAAAATAGGGTTAGAATACAGCGTTTTGCCAGTTGCTGGAAGCTTTTATTTTTCCAAGGATATATTGAGGGGGAAAGTCTATACTGTACAAAATCCACAATTACCGTTTGCTGCGATACATGGTGATCCGGACATTGTTGCAGAAAACCAAACTAGGTTTGGTCCTACTGCTCTCCCCTTACCGCTTTTGGAAAGATATAACTTGTCCAGCTTCCCAGATTTCCTCAGGGTATTTAAACTAGATTTTAATGTGTTGGCGGTTTATTTCAACCTATTTAAGCAATCTACTATTAGAAACTATGTCCTTAGAAACTTTTTGTTTGAGGTACCACTCTTATCTAGATGGCTTTTTGTCAAAGATGCAAGAAAAATTGTCCCGTCTCTAAAATTTGGCGATGTAAAGTATTCGGTTGGCTATGGAGGAGTTAGACCACAATTGGTGGATAAGAAAAATCGCAAACTTTTGTTTGGAGAAAGCAAGATACGTTCTGGAGACGGACtcatctttaacattaCTGCATCCCCTGGTGCAACAACTTGTCTTGCCAACTCCGAGATTGACATGAGAGAGATTTGTGAATATCTTGGTGCGAATGTTAAAGAAGACAAACTTAGAAAGACTCTGTATGAAGGAAGTTACGCTATAAAAGTATAA
- a CDS encoding conserved hypothetical protein (encoded by transcript BEWA_052130A), which translates to MFEKSLKHLRKTHPEESGILEDLDKLEAKLNSLISEQQNCLLYDPKCINSNVRIQIYNTYSDQDPKPVNYLFTHVPPSTYTLYIKAYELDNNKNIIENQESHVLSKFFRLIMFDTPSGVIVWDRDELEAQTKLYFHTDRHQSINEAVNRKNKTNNDGNSQIPANDNVHIHSYNGYDELHINRLGYSECDVTIYFFPTQVVPVFSLSKTLHDFILSSIGNTGVANMLQQATLAMVTRSIWVYAFKNRLFVESGDTETCMILDDKLMNLFNTNVDRIRISELPLLLQPHLYPPRPIKIVHKIKLTGKPSDNEQIVDLTLESCFPYSFKKPDINTEFDTQITALENEVIELLHLKNFYTCFSEDPHRFINNMMTNKNPHNSKPFTPDQLFNLKEGFDEHWVHYAMDNYMDCNNKSIQELVYKIFDKTPLSDFLTKK; encoded by the exons atgTTTGAAAAGTCTTTAAAACACTTACGCAAGACGCATCCAGAGGAATCAGGgattttggaagatttggaCAAACTAGAGGCAAAACTCAATTCTTTAATATCGGAACAACAAAATTGCCTTTTATATGATCCAAAATGTATCAATAGTAATGTAAGGatccaaatttacaatACGTATTCCGATCAGGACCCTAAACCTGTAAACTATCTGTTTACTCATGTACCTCCTTCCACCTACACACTGTATATTAAGGCATATGAACTGGATAACaataaaaatatcattGAAAACCAGGAATCGCATGTGTTAAGCAAATTTTTTCGTTTGATAATGTTTGATACACCCTCGGGTGTTATTGTTTGGGATAGAGATGAACTAGAGGCTCAAACAAAACTATACTTCCATACTGATAGGCATCAATCCATTAATGAAGCTGTGAACCGCAAAAATAAGACAAATAACGATGGAAATTCTCAAATTCCTGCTAATGACAATGTTCATATACATTCCTACAATGGTTACGACGAACTCCATATTAATAGATTAGGATATTCTGAATGTGATGTAACTATATATTTCTTTCCCACGCAAGTTGTACCGGTGTTCTCTTTGTCAAAGACTTTACACGATTTTATTCTTTCATCCATTGGAAATACAGGCGTAGCAAATATGCTCCAACAGGCTACCTTGGCCATGGTTACTAGATCGATATGGGTTTATGCATTCAAAAATAGGCTCTTTGTAGAATCTGGAGATACAGAAACTTGTATGATTCTGGATGACAAGCTAATGAATTTGTTCAATACGAATGTCGATCGCATCAGAATAAGCGAATTACCTCTACTACTACAGCCACATTTGTATCCTCCGAGGCCAATAAAGATAGTTCATAAAATTAAATTAACAGGGAAACCCTCAGATAACGAACAGATTGTTGACCTTACGCTGGAGTCATGTTTTCCGTATTCATTCAAGAAACCGGACATTAATACGGAATTTGACACTCAAATTACCGCTCTTGAGAATGAAGTTATCGAATTACTGCACCTAAAGAACTTTTACACTTGTTTTTCCGAGGATCCACACCGG TTCATAAACAACATGATGACAAACAAGAACCCTCACAATTCCAAACCATTTACACCTGATCAGTTGTTTAACTTAAAAGAAGGGTTTGACGAG CACTGGGTACACTACGCAATGGATAATTATATGGATTGCAACAACAAATCTATCCAGGAACTTGTATACAAGATTTTCGATAAGACGCCACTGAGCGACTTTCTGACTAAAAAGTAA